A DNA window from Pithys albifrons albifrons isolate INPA30051 chromosome 7, PitAlb_v1, whole genome shotgun sequence contains the following coding sequences:
- the LOC139674230 gene encoding olfactory receptor 14J1-like, producing MCYDRYVAICKPLHYGTLLGSRACAHMAAAAWASGFLNALLHTANTFSLPLCHGNALSQFFCEIPQILKLSCSHSYLREIGLLLVTACLVFGYFVFIVFSYVQIFRAVLRIPSEQGRHKAFSMCLPHLAVVSLFLSTDVFAHLKSPSLSSPSLDVVVSVLYLVVPPTLNPLIYSLRNQELKDAVRKMMT from the coding sequence atgtgctacgaccgctacgttgccatctgcaaacccctgcactatgggaccctcctgggcagcagagcttgtgcccacatggcagcagctgcctgggccagtggctttctcaatgctctgctgcacacagccaatacattttccctgcccctgtgccatggcaatgccctgagccagttcttctgtgaaatcccacagatcctcaagctctcctgctcacactcctacctcagggaaattgggctCCTTCTGGTTACTGCCTGTTTAGtgtttggttattttgttttcatagttttctcctatgtgcagatcttcagggctgtgctgaggatcccctctgagcagggacggcacaaagccttttccatgtgcctccctcacctggccgtggtctccctgtttctcagcactgacGTGTTTGCCCACCTGAAGTCTCCCTCCTtgtcctctccatctctggatgtggtggtgtcagttctgtacCTGGTGGTGCCTCCAActctgaaccccctcatctacagcctgaggaaccaggagctcaaggatgctgtgaggaaaatgatgacttga